GGGCCCAGGCTGGgtcagagggagggagggcctggcTCTCACCCCGTGTACTTGTCCAGAGGCCGCCCAGAACCCGGAGCAAGGAGGTCTTGCCAGTGCCCGTGTTGCCTGTGATGAGCAGGCTCTGTCCCTCGGAGATCTTTAGGCTCAGATCCTTGATTAGGGGTTTGTCAGAGGAGGGGGCAGAGATGGAGACCCGCTCAAGGAGAAATGCTGTGTCTGCTGGCTCTGCCGCTGGCCACCCTGAGGCTCTGTCAGAGAAGAGAGGGGACGTGAGGAAGATGGGCAGGGTCAGTATTGCTGTGGGGGAGGCACTTCTCCCGGGAGCCACCACCTGTGGATTGTTATGGGCTGACTTGCATCCTCCCAAAATCCCAGcccccagtgcctcagaatgtaACCAcatttggaggcagggtcttctttttttttttttttttgagagaaactcttgctcttgtcacccaggattgagtgcagtggtgcaatctcggctcactgcaaccttcgcctcctgggttcaagtgattttcctgtcccagcttcctgagtagctggattacaggtgcccaccactgcgtccatatttttagtagacaaagggtttcgctatgttggccagtctggtcttgaacttgtgacttcaggtgatccgcccacctcagcctcccaaagtggtgggattataggtggaaGCTTCTGTGCCCGGCTGGAGGCAGGGTCTTTAAAGAGATGATGTTAACATGAAGCTGTTAGGGCGGGACCCTAATCCactatgactggtgtcctttgaAGACAGAGGTGGCAGGGACATGCATACACAGAGGAATGGCCACATGACGACACAGCAACaaggtggccatctacaagccaaggagtggcctcagaagaaaccaaccctgctgacaacTTGATCGTGGACCATTAAGCATCCGGAAttgtgaaaaaattaatttctagtgTTTAAGCTACCCGGCTTGGGGTATTCTGTCACGCAGCCTGAGCACATTAATACAGGGGTAGGGGTGGAACTTCTACTCTGTGCCTGGGTGGACAAAGCCCCTTATGGGACTGATCTTAATCAGTCTAACGCCCATGAATCTCAAATATCAtcacagatgaggacactaaGAGTCAGGTGGCTAAGTAACTGCCCAGGTCACAGAGCGGTAGAATTAGAGGTCATCTAATTCTAATGCTGGTGGGTCTTCATGGTGTCACAGTATGACCAGAGTACTAATAACAAGAATGGGAGTGGTTAAAGCTAAACGGTTCTGGAGTTTCAGGCTCTCTGCATGGATGCCTGGCAACCCACAGAACAGCAATTCCAGTTTCCTACAGACCCTCCTTTACGCCTAGCCTCTGAACTCATGGTTGCATGAAGCTTTCATTTGGAACAGAAGCAAGAGTTAAGGCATCAACTCCTAAGAAAAGCAAGTTGAGTGTAGGCCCTGGAATTCAGATTGATTTTTGAAAGCTTATGATGTGGCCACTGTCCAAGCACTTTCCAGAGATGATGATATCTAATCCTTACAACAAGTGAAGGAAGGTTCCATTATGACCTCCTTTTCAgacatgaagaaacagaacagttgggggccgggcgcggtggctcaagcctgtaatcccagcactttgggaggccgagatgggcggatcacgaggtcaggaaatcgagactagcctggctaacacggtgaaaccccgtctctactaaaaaaatacaaaaaactagccgggcgaggtggcgggcacctgtagtcccaactactcatgaggctgaggcaggagaatggcacagacccgggaggcggagcttgtagtgagctgagatccggccactgcactccagcctgggcgacagagcgagactccgtctcaaaaaaaaaaaaaaggaaacagaacagTTAGGTAATCTGCCCAAGGAAAGTGTGGAGAGCAAACAAATCCTGAATGCACAGAAACATTACAGATCCACACAGATCTGGGGCTAAGTGAGGTGGGAGAACAAAGACAGATATGCCCCAAGGAAAGGGGCAGGGAAAGGACTCAGTGGGAGGAGGAAGCACAGGAAGAGGAGGACACTGCAGATTCCTGTTATCTCAGGCAGAAGGTGTGTGTACTTTGCTTCCATTAGCTGGGGGAATGGTGTAAATTAACACAACAGATACCGGAACAGCAACATCGACTGTGAACTTACATGTGCCTGGCATTCCATTTCCATCTACTCCTCACAACTCTGCTGCCCTGGGAAAACTCTGGGAAAGGGCAGGGCTCCAGGGTAACCCAAGCCAGGTAATGCCAGAGCCTGCAGCCTCAACTACTGCTCTGCCAGCCCACTACTCACTTGTCCAAGCCCCACTCGCTCTCGCCTAGGATCTCACAGTCCTGCGACTTCAGGGACATGTCCAGCAGCGTCTCTCGAAGTTGCCCAATCctaagcaagaaaagaaaatctgaggcAGGGTCTGGGGGCCAGGTGAAGGCGAATTCCTTTTCCTATCTCACACCCACGAGTACATGGTATGTCTCTGTTCCTTTTTTCACTCAGCCACTTATTCCAGCAGCACACACTCTGCTCAGGAGCCAGAGGGGTGGGACCCAGCCTCACCTGTGCGTGTAGCCAGCCACATCCGAGAGCGTCGTGGACAGGTCGATGAGCTGGGTGAAGCAGCTGATGAGGTAGATGCACACAAAGGCATTCTGGACAGGATGGGGAGTGGTCAAGCAGGTCTCGACTCCAGCCCACAGGCACTGGACCAAAGGACGGAGGGGGGACAGCATGAGGGGTCACCAAAAGGGAGTCTCACCTTGCTGACCAGGGTGCTAAGCTCTGCAGGACTCAGGTCTCCATAGACCCCGCTGAAAATGGGGATTGCGATGACAACGTAACTCAGGATGCTGCCCAGATAGTCAAAGGTGTTGATGCCGACTGTAGAAGACAGATGCGTGAGACACCCAGGAACCATCCACATGCCCTGCAGGGGACACAACCCTAAGACGGGAGGCAGCACGCCAAATAGGGCCACATGCCTTCCCTGGATCCTCATTCTCTTGAGGATACTCACAGAAAGGCAACAGCCCCCGGCCCCCGGTGAATTCCTTCATCACGGCATATTTATCCTTGCAGACAGGAGGTAGACAGGTGTGGGAAGGGAAGCAGACCAGTCCAACCCCATGGTTCCCACTTCCCTGGGCCCCCTCGCCTACTGTACAGCCAGAGCTCCTTGGACATCAGCTCCCTCTGGGTCTGAAGGAGTATCTGCAGCCTGCGGTCTGTCCTCATGTGCTCCACATGCCCAGCTCTGACAAGGAAAGGCTGGGATGTCCACAGGGCTGGAGAGGTTCTGCCAAGTTGGGGGGCCCCTGTCCCATATCACACCCTCCTTTAGAAACCAATGCCATCCAAATGGTCTTGGTCTCAAGCTCTGTCTACCACTAGCACCCATTCATGGCTTCAGTCATGCCTTATAGTATTGTCTGTGTGAAGAACATAAACTCTAGAGTTGGGCAGacctggttcaaatcctggctctggccAGTTACTAGCTGGGTGACACAGGCAGGCTACTTAagcctccaagcctcagttttttcatctataaaatagagccACTAATACCTATGTAATAAGTTAGAGTGAAAATTAAaagtttctaaatataaaatgccaagccctcaataaatataaggggccctcaataaataaaaactattgttaaataaacatatacaaagCAGTCACTAGGTGTATCAGGCACTGCACTAGTTAGCTAGTGCAATaaagagatgagaaaattatCTCTGTCTTTGAGGAGCTCTCAGTCCAGAGGGCAGGCAGGCACACTGCATTCTTCATTTGGAATCAGGAGTACTAAGTGTGCCCTCAGGGCCATGGCAGCAGATGGGCTTAGCCATTAAGGGAGTCTGGGAAGGCTCTCCAGAGGAGGTGATCCGGGGTTTCAAGGATGGGAAGAAATTCGCTAAGGCAGAAAaggtggagggaggagagagggggccTTTCAGATTTTGCACAGAGGCCACAGAAGAATTCATCTGAAACTCTAAGAACTAACCTGCCTTCCCAGAGCTTCATGAGCAGAGGTTACAGAATCCAAAagcaacttttcttttcttttttttttttgggatggagtcttgctctgttacccaggctggagtgcaatggcaggacctccgcttactgcaacctcaacctcccgggttcatgcgattctcctgcctcagcctcccaagtagctgggattacaggtgcccaccactacgcccagctaattttttgtatttttagtagagatagggtttcactatgttggccaggctggtctcgaactcttgacttcaggcaatccacctgcctcagtctcccaaagcgctgggattataggcgtgagccaccatgcccagcctccaaaagcaattttttttacacacccagccctgcccacctcacAATCCCACCCCAGTGCAGAGTCGCAGTATTCTTGGTGCCCTCAAGTGGTGGAGTTGCAAACTGCAGCAGAGACTGAGGAGCAAAGGTCCCAGGGCTATCAGATCCACCCCAACTACAGGTGAGCCGAGGAGTAGCTTCCACTTAAACGCAAACCTCCGCCTACACTATCAATCCTAATGCTGATTTCAGAGGCCTCACTAAGGCAGAGCACAGGGACTGGCGCTGGCCCCGGAgggtagggatgggatttcatgctgctgctgctcctgctacTGCTGTCAGGAGACCAGACGCTTGGCTCCATTAGACAGCATTGTGAGGAGGTCTCCTGGTTTTCTGAGAAGCTCCCGTTCCATCCCACACTACAGAGACAAAGGATCAGGCCCGGACCTCAGACTGGCAAGAAAGCTTCTTAACAGACAGAAGAGCAGAGGCAGAGGGATGTCTTACAGTCACCAGCAAGAGGACgaggcattcattcatttgacaatttCAGGCCCTATGCTAGGCCACTAAGACTAAAGCTGGCCACAATAAGGAACCACCAACTTCAGAAGCAAACCCCTGTACCTTAGGACGAGGCAGACAAGGGCAGGGGGAGGTAGAGGGAGAGGGTCACAGCCAAGTGTGACAACACTCAGCCCCTGAGCTCGGTGGTGGTGGGAGAGTTGTAGGATTCATCTTTCCTTCTCCACTCTCAGCTCTGGCAAGGCAGAAGGGGAACCATCTCTCCAGACTCACCTGTAGAAAGCGGCAGGCTCCGCATTCACCCGAATCTGCatgtgcttgaacctgggcggacCAAAGGGAAATGTGTGCTGACCACAGGGAGTACTGGCCCCACTCCTGTTGGAGTCCTGGATCAAGAAGACCCCCGCCAAGTGGAGCCCAGCTCTGCCTGAAAACTGTGGCTGCCTCAGTCTGACCCTTTCCTGGACTGTTACTGGGTAGAAAACCCCGGGGCTAGGTGGTGTGGCAGGAGCTCTGCAGAGACAGGGCTGCCCCTCAGCTTTCTGCAGAGAGGACGGGGGTATTCCTGCTCACAGCATCTCCTCCTCCCAGGGCCTGGCCTGAAGGAGGGGGACAAGAAGCACAGGGTAGGCACTGGATCCATCGGCTGCTACGCCCAACTGATCCAAGACAGGGTGGTTACGCCAGGGCAGTGAGAAGGCTAAgagatgacaatgatgatggtgatggccaGCCAGACACGGTTCTCAGTCCTTCTCAGGTATGATCTCATTAATCCTCCCAATCCTCTTGGTAGGCAACGGTACCATTTCCACTTTGGAGAGAAGAACATTGAAGCCTGGAGAGGTTAAAGACCtctccaagatcacacagctagtaactgGCACAGCTAGGATTTGAACTTAGGCAGTCTTACTCCACATCCCCTTCTTTAACCATTATGCCCCAGCCCAGAAACCTCAGGTGAGGGAGACACACCTAAAATCTCCCTCCAGCTTCTCCTGATGCACCAGCTTCGTCACAATGGGGCCCATCAAAGTTTTGTTCACCATGGTCCCCAGGATGAAATACCCAAAGATGCTCACAGGCCCGAGCCAGCCTGTGCTGaaatagagagagggagagagggtgtGGGGTGCCACCTATCCCCACAGGCCTCAGCCCTTATTCCTGTACCCTCTCGGGTAGCCCCTGTCAATCTGAGTAGCCCACTGGGCCGTCTGCTCCTATGTGGGAGCATCTGGCATGAGCTGTCAGAGCCAGGATACCTGTGACACTGCAACaacacagggccaaaggaagggCAGGGGCCTGAGCACAGGGGATGGGAAGACTCCCTAAGGTTTAGGTGGGAGAGAAGGGAAATAAGCTTCTCTTGGACCTTGACCTGGGAGAGCTGAGGACTCTCTGGAAACcccaggctggggaggagggaggcttCACCTTTGGAAGCACTGGTAAGTATAGTAGACGAGGATGAATGGGGAGACGATCAGCTTGCTGGCCATGCTGCTGAGCTGCCGGCAGAATCGCTCCACATCCTGGCTGATGCGCTGGTCCCTGGAGCCAACGACACAGAGTAGCTGGACCCAGGGAGATGGGCCCAAAGGTGGAGAGAGCAAGACACTTTCACATCACCTCTGCTCCTGACCTTGCCTCGCAGTACTGTGAGCACTGACCCTGTGGGAAGAGGGAACCAGACAAGGCTGGTTGCCTAGGGGCAACTAAATCCTGGGGCCTTTAAACAGGGTTTTAGAGAGTTGCACCTTACGGTGCCTCAGTTAATCCCCTGAAAAAGCGGGAACTGAAAGGTCCAGCACCCAGGGGTCTGAGCCAGCTCTGAGCAGAGCCAAAGAAAAACTTGAAGGTAGATGAGCTGCTTTTTTTGGATGATGAAGAAAACTATCCCCTTTATCTCAATCTTCCCAAATTTCTCTTATATAAACCCTACCCTGGCCCCTGTAGTTATCTGGCTGTGAAAGCTCCAGGCTGTGAGGCatacctatagtaccagctactccggGGGCAAAGGCAGGACGGAAGCCATAGCCATCAGAAAGGGGCCTAGAAGTTAGGTAGCAGCAGCAGCCTCCCAGGCATCTTTGCACCAAAGCTCAGCTTGAGCTGAGAGGCACCCCAGGCAACAAAGTGCTTGCTAGGAAGGCGGTGAGTGAGGGGATGGGTGTGAAGGAGACCCCATATGTCTCATCTCACCACTAGGGCTATACTGCTTCCTATTTCCAATGAGCgacgtgaccttgggcaagtcacctgcAATCTCTgggcttcagcttcctcatctgtaaaataacaaTAGCTAACTTACAGTGGAACActtgctatgtgtcaggcactgtacaTGTGCATTACATGAATGATATCATTTCATCCTCACCACATCCTTTGAGATAGGaactattatcatcctcattttacagaaggggaaCCTGGGGCTTGGTGACTTTAAGAGCTATAAGCTGAGTGGTGATAGAATGGGATTTGAATCCTAGACTGAGTCCTGGATAGCGGTATTTTTTTTACTGATGAAAATCTAAGAGCTAGTTTTTCTAGCAAGGACATTTTCTTTAGAGGGTGCCTTACTGGAAGACTaagatataaaaaatgaaaaggacaaaAGGAAGCTGCtcctgacatttttttttaagaggtggggGTTTctgctatgctgcctaggctagagtacagtggctattcccAAGCGTGCTCACGGTGTGCtactgctggactcaagtgatcctcctgcctcagcctcctaagttgttgggactacaggtgcatgccactgcacctggcaggcTCCTTTTTAGCAGCCTGCAGCTTCTCCAGGGGTCCTCTGCAGGGCACCCTCCCCCATGACTCTGGGCAGCAGCATTTGAAAACAACTGTAGACATCTCCATGGGGTCTGCCGCCAGGAGTCTCCAGGGCTAGGCCAGATGGAAAGGACCACACAGAGTATAGAAAGGACTGAGTTGGGGCACCTACGGGTTATCGATGTCATCCCGCAGCACATTGAGGGTGTAGTACACACGGCCCCGGAAGTAGAGGCAGTGGAGGTGCTCAGTGAGGTCCTTCCTCCAGCTCACATACAGCAGGTTGCAGGTGAACTGATCAAAGCTCTTCAGCTGTGCAGTGGGGGAAGCAAGCGGAAGGGAGAGATGGCTTCCTGAAAATCTCAGCTCAAAGCTCATGGCTGGCAAGAGCCTCCACTGACCCATCCCAGCCTACTCTGACTCTGATTACTCTGTCCACTCAgctcttttcttgtttaaatcAGCAAGTCATGAGACTTTCCCTtcctcactcactgactcacatGTTCATTCCTGcaccaaagttttctttttttttgagacggagttttactcttgttgcccaggctggagtgcaatggcgtgatcttggctcaccacaacctccgcctcccagtttcaagcgattctcctgcctcaccctcctgagtagctgggattacaggcaggtgccaccatgcccagctaattttgtatttttcgtagagacagggtttctccatgttggtcaggctggtctggaattcctgacctcaggtgatctgcccgcctcggcctcccaaagtgctgggattacaggcgtgagccaccacgcccggcctccttcaCCAAACATTAAGGGGCTTACCAGAGGCAAGACCCTCAAGCCTCTTTCTACACTGTGTTATTTTGAGAGTAGATGAGCTTCTGAAAACTGGAGACCATATTGTCGATTCCATTTAGTTCTTACTCCTTTGTCCCCCAAGCTTGGGACAGAGATTTGTATGCATAGGTGCTTACTGAACGAACACCCAACAAAAGTGGCCACGGTATGACGAGAAGTGGCTTCCCCCAAAAAAACAGGTGGTACAGCCTGGCAGAGAGCATTAGGCTTGAGTTCTGGCAGAGCCTTGAGTCTGCCAGACTCATTTACCACTTCCATAGCaactatgtgctaagcactagGGACATCATGAACTCACAGTTTAGCCAGAAAACAATTACAAGGGTGTAAGGAGTGTTACAACAGAGGTAAACTCAAGGAATTAGTTAAGTACAGAAAAAGGGTAGAGTTTGGTGGAGGCGACACAAAGGAGAAAGCTGAGGAAGACCTGAAAGAGGTGACAACGGAGGGATGATGAAAAGTGAGCAGGCGGTAGCCCCCTACTGAATGAGGGGTAGGGGAGGGGGCCATTGTGCAAGAAAGCACCAGTTCAAAGGCTGGGAGGTGTGACATGGTGCCAGGATAAGTCACAGCCTCGGTCCCACAGAGGAGGAGCAGCAGCTCTGGCTGCCGAGCCCAGTTTTAATGAGCTGCCAGAAACAAGAGTTCTAGGAAGGAAAGGGGCAATGATCAGTTCTGCTAAATGCTGATTTAAACCAGAACCTGTggcctgggcccaggagttgaAACATCTGAGGAATCAATTCCACGTGGGCCAGTAGCAAGATCAATGTGCTTAATAAGGGCAACTATGCCTTTAGTTCCCAGAAAAGGGAGGAAACACACCCCTATAGCTTGCTTCCTGCTTCCTGGAGGCTAAGTCCCACTAGGCATTACAATCACACTGGactggagaggaagagagacacaGAGTGAGGGAAAGATCTTACCGTGGAGTTCAGAACAATGAGCATGACAGCCAGGAATGTCAGAGCCTTAAACCCTTCCAAGTCTTTGTTTCCCAGGACACCATAGTACTGACTGGGGATCAAGCCAACTTGGTAGATCACCAATTGTtctgaaaggagggagaggagtaaGAAATCAGTGATGAGGGGTTAAAAAGAAGTGAGGCTTCTTCCTGAGTCCCTGCCTCACCAGCACCCCAAAGAGATgaaaaggggctgggcacggtggctcacgcctgtaatcccaccactttgggaggctgaggagggtgtatcacctgaggtcaggagttcgagatcagcctggccaagatggtgaaaccctgtctctactaaaaaatacaaagattagccgggcgtggtgatgggtgcttgtaatcccagctactctggaagctgaggcaggagaatcgcttgaaccaggaaggcagaggttgcagtgagctgagatcgtgccactgcactccagcctggggcaacgagagagaaattctgtctcagaaaaaaaaaaaaaagatggaaagggaCCCCAAACAAGAGCTCCCCTCTCTCCTCTAGTCTGGGCTCACTCGCTCACCCAGTAGGGTCAGGCACAAAAGGGTCAGGAACATCAAGGCATTCTGTGATGACCAAGAAGGAAACAAAACCTTCAGTATCTGCAGGAACCGCTGGAGAAATTGCAGATCCAACCTCGGCCTGAAGAGAAGGTGGGGAGGCAGAGAAAAGCCCAAGATGTAATTAAGCCTTAGGAAGTAGTTATTAAGCGTATCCACATTGTTCTGCAAAGGGTCCAGGCCATGCAGAAAGAATGGTTTCCAAATGCTGAAGATGGTAGGCTGGGAACAGACCATGGATACAAAGGAAATTctttggccaagcatggtggctcatgcctgtaatccaagcactttgggaggccgaggcaagaggattgcttgaggccaggagtttgagaccagcctggccaacatggtgaaaccccatctctactaaaaacacaaaatcagttgggcatggtggcacacgcctgtaatcccagctatttgggaggctgaggcaggagaatcgcatgaacccaagaggcagaggttgaagtgagctgagatcatgccactgcactttagcctgggcaacagagcgagactccatctcaaaaaacaaaactggtacTGGCAGATGATGTGATCATTTACACAGGAAACAAGCAAATTGACAGACAAACTGTTGAAAATAAAGAGTTTACCAATGTCAttagatatacaaatatcaatAGTGTTCTTCTATACCAGCAATaatcaattataaaatataaagaaaataagtaaaaaaccTACAGAAAAACTATCAAATATCCAGGAGTTAACTTTTACATATTGGCCGGgtacagtgtctcacgcctgtaatcccagcactttgggaggctgaggcgggtggactacctgagctcaggagtccgagacctccctgggcaacatagtgaaatcccatctctactaaaatacaaaaaattagccaggcgtggcagcatgcgcctgtagtcccagctactccggaggctgagacaggagaattgctagaacccttgaggcagaggtttcagtgagctgagatggcaccactgcactccagcctgggtgacaaagcgagactccgtctcttaaaaaaacaaataaataaaataacatattagaCATTTTAGAGGGAAAATGAAAAGCTCTATTGTAGGACATGAAAGAAGACCTAGAAAGACAGGCCTGGCTTGACCCAACATTATGAAGAcctcagttctttctttcttttctttttttgagatggagtctccctctgttgcctaggctggagtgcagtggtgtggtctcaggtcactgcaccctcctcctcccaggttcaagcgattctcctgcctcagcctcccaagtagctgggattacaggtgcctgccaccacccctggctaattttttatatttttagtagagacagggtttcaccatgttggccaggctggtctcaaactcatgatctgcccgcctcagcctcccaaagcactgggattacaggcatgacccaccgcgtCCAGCCCAAAGACCTCAGTTCTAACAAAAGCAGTCTAtaggttgggcgtggtgacttacgtctgtaatcccagtactttgggaggcccagagaggcggatcacttgagcccaggagtttgagaccaccctgggcatcatggcaaaaccctgtctctacaaaaaatacaagaattagtcgggcatggtggcgcacacctatagtcccagctactcagagggctgaggcaagaggattgcttgagcccaggaagtcaaggctgcagtgaacagaaatcttgccactgcactccagcctgggtgatagagcaagaccctgtctcaaaaaaagcaaaaaacaaaagcaatctataaattcattgTAATACCAATCAAAAGCAGGACTTCTCTGAGGAACTTTGTATGGAAATATAAAAGGTCCCTAGCTTAGGGCAATTATGAAaaacaggagaggaggaggaagagaccCAAACCATCAGGTTATTAAGACATATCAAATTACAGCGCTAGAATAATACTACAGTATTAACACAAGAACAAAAAGACCAACAGGACAGaccaaaaaaaccctaca
The window above is part of the Macaca fascicularis isolate 582-1 chromosome 7, T2T-MFA8v1.1 genome. Proteins encoded here:
- the ABCD4 gene encoding lysosomal cobalamin transporter ABCD4 isoform X6, which codes for MAVPGPAPGAGSRPRLDLQFLQRFLQILKVLFPSWSSQNALMFLTLLCLTLLEQLVIYQVGLIPSQYYGVLGNKDLEGFKALTFLAVMLIVLNSTGQCSQYCEARDQRISQDVERFCRQLSSMASKLIVSPFILVYYTYQCFQSTGWLGPVSIFGYFILGTMVNKTLMGPIVTKLVHQEKLEGDFRFKHMQIRVNAEPAAFYRAGHVEHMRTDRRLQILLQTQRELMSKELWLYIGINTFDYLGSILSYVVIAIPIFSGVYGDLSPAELSTLVSKNAFVCIYLISCFTQLIDLSTTLSDVAGYTHRIGQLRETLLDMSLKSQDCEILGESEWGLDKASGWPAAEPADTAFLLERVSISAPSSDKPLIKDLSLKISEGQSLLITGNTGTGKTSLLRVLGGLWTSTRGSVQMLTDFGPHGVLFLPQKPFFTDGTLREQVIYPLKEVYPDSGSADDERILRFLELAGLSNLVARTEGLDQQVDWNWYDVLSPGEMQRLSFARLFYLQPKYAVLDEATSALTEEVENELYRIGQQLGMTFISVGHRQSLEKFHSFVLKLCGGGRWELMRIKVE
- the ABCD4 gene encoding lysosomal cobalamin transporter ABCD4 isoform X4 codes for the protein MAVPGPAPGAGSRPRLDLQFLQRFLQILKVLFPSWSSQNALMFLTLLCLTLLEQLVIYQVGLIPSQYYGVLGNKDLEGFKALTFLAVMLIVLNSTLKSFDQFTCNLLYVSWRKDLTEHLHCLYFRGRVYYTLNVLRDDIDNPTGWLGPVSIFGYFILGTMVNKTLMGPIVTKLVHQEKLEGDFRFKHMQIRVNAEPAAFYRAGHVEHMRTDRRLQILLQTQRELMSKELWLYIGINTFDYLGSILSYVVIAIPIFSGVYGDLSPAELSTLVSKNAFVCIYLISCFTQLIDLSTTLSDVAGYTHRIGQLRETLLDMSLKSQDCEILGESEWGLDKASGWPAAEPADTAFLLERVSISAPSSDKPLIKDLSLKISEGQSLLITGNTGTGKTSLLRVLGGLWTSTRGSVQMLTDFGPHGVLFLPQKPFFTDGTLREQAGVVFFFSQVIYPLKEVYPDSGSADDERILRFLELAGLSNLVARTEGLDQQVDWNWYDVLSPGEMQRLSFARLFYLQPKYAVLDEATSALTEEVENELYRIGQQLGMTFISVGHRQSLEKFHSFVLKLCGGGRWELMRIKVE
- the ABCD4 gene encoding lysosomal cobalamin transporter ABCD4 isoform X25, encoding MKEFTGGRGLLPFFGINTFDYLGSILSYVVIAIPIFSGVYGDLSPAELSTLVSKNAFVCIYLISCFTQLIDLSTTLSDVAGYTHRIGQLRETLLDMSLKSQDCEILGESEWGLDKASGWPAAEPADTAFLLERVSISAPSSDKPLIKDLSLKISEGQSLLITGNTGTGKTSLLRVLGGLWTSTRGSVQMLTDFGPHGVLFLPQKPFFTDGTLREQAGVVFFFSQVIYPLKEVYPDSGSADDERILRFLELAGLSNLVARTEGLDQQVDWNWYDVLSPGEMQRLSFARLFYLQPKYAVLDEATSALTEEVENELYRIGQQLGMTFISVGHRQSLEKFHSFVLKLCGGGRWELMRIKVE
- the ABCD4 gene encoding lysosomal cobalamin transporter ABCD4 isoform X12, which gives rise to MLIVLNSTGQCSQYCEARDQRISQDVERFCRQLSSMASKLIVSPFILVYYTYQCFQSTGWLGPVSIFGYFILGTMVNKTLMGPIVTKLVHQEKLEGDFRFKHMQIRVNAEPAAFYRAGHVEHMRTDRRLQILLQTQRELMSKELWLYIGINTFDYLGSILSYVVIAIPIFSGVYGDLSPAELSTLVSKNAFVCIYLISCFTQLIDLSTTLSDVAGYTHRIGQLRETLLDMSLKSQDCEILGESEWGLDKASGWPAAEPADTAFLLERVSISAPSSDKPLIKDLSLKISEGQSLLITGNTGTGKTSLLRVLGGLWTSTRGSVQMLTDFGPHGVLFLPQKPFFTDGTLREQAGVVFFFSQVIYPLKEVYPDSGSADDERILRFLELAGLSNLVARTEGLDQQVDWNWYDVLSPGEMQRLSFARLFYLQPKYAVLDEATSALTEEVENELYRIGQQLGMTFISVGHRQSLEKFHSFVLKLCGGGRWELMRIKVE
- the ABCD4 gene encoding lysosomal cobalamin transporter ABCD4 isoform X27, with product MKEFTGGRGLLPFFGINTFDYLGSILSYVVIAIPIFSGVYGDLSPAELSTLVSKNAFVCIYLISCFTQLIDLSTTLSDVAGYTHRIGQLRETLLDMSLKSQDCEILGESEWGLDKASGWPAAEPADTAFLLERVSISAPSSDKPLIKDLSLKISEGQSLLITGNTGTGKTSLLRVLGGLWTSTRGSVQMLTDFGPHGVLFLPQKPFFTDGTLREQVIYPLKEVYPDSGSADDERILRFLELAGLSNLVARTEGLDQQVDWNWYDVLSPGEMQRLSFARLFYLQPKYAVLDEATSALTEEVENELYRIGQQLGMTFISVGHRQSLEKFHSFVLKLCGGGRWELMRIKVE
- the ABCD4 gene encoding lysosomal cobalamin transporter ABCD4 isoform X14; translated protein: MLIVLNSTGQCSQYCEARDQRISQDVERFCRQLSSMASKLIVSPFILVYYTYQCFQSTGWLGPVSIFGYFILGTMVNKTLMGPIVTKLVHQEKLEGDFRFKHMQIRVNAEPAAFYRAGHVEHMRTDRRLQILLQTQRELMSKELWLYIGINTFDYLGSILSYVVIAIPIFSGVYGDLSPAELSTLVSKNAFVCIYLISCFTQLIDLSTTLSDVAGYTHRIGQLRETLLDMSLKSQDCEILGESEWGLDKASGWPAAEPADTAFLLERVSISAPSSDKPLIKDLSLKISEGQSLLITGNTGTGKTSLLRVLGGLWTSTRGSVQMLTDFGPHGVLFLPQKPFFTDGTLREQVIYPLKEVYPDSGSADDERILRFLELAGLSNLVARTEGLDQQVDWNWYDVLSPGEMQRLSFARLFYLQPKYAVLDEATSALTEEVENELYRIGQQLGMTFISVGHRQSLEKFHSFVLKLCGGGRWELMRIKVE